In the Chlorobium limicola DSM 245 genome, one interval contains:
- the murA gene encoding UDP-N-acetylglucosamine 1-carboxyvinyltransferase, which yields MDKLVIRGGRRLIGSVTASGSKNSSLPVIAATLLSGNGTFTLHRIPDLQDISTFTQLINHLGAQTSFSDNTLTVSTGNVESLLAPYELVKKMRASIYVLGPLLARFGEATVSLPGGCAFGPRPIDLHLMAMEKLGAEITIETGFITAKARNGKLQGARIDFPVSSVGATGNALMAAVLAEGKTIITNAAAEPEIEALCRFLASMGARIEGTGTTELIIEGVTSLSAVEFTNVFDRIEAGTLLAAAAITGGTVTVDGVEPEQLKSVLKKFAHAGCTISQTPGSITLASPEKLIPTDITAKPYPSFPTDMQAQWTALMTQAEGTSRITDKVYHERFNHIPELNRLGAHIEIRKNQAIVEGPRRLSGTKVMSTDLRASACLVLAGLVADGVTEVLRVYHLDRGYEQIEMKLNSLGADITREKYKEFS from the coding sequence ATGGACAAGCTTGTCATCAGAGGAGGGCGCCGCTTGATCGGCAGCGTAACCGCCTCGGGTTCCAAAAATTCATCTCTTCCGGTCATCGCCGCAACGCTTCTCTCGGGTAACGGCACATTCACCCTGCACAGAATTCCGGATCTGCAGGATATCAGCACCTTCACCCAGTTAATCAACCACCTTGGTGCACAGACCTCATTCTCGGATAACACGCTGACCGTGTCAACCGGAAATGTTGAAAGCCTGCTCGCACCGTATGAACTGGTCAAAAAAATGAGAGCCTCGATCTATGTTCTGGGACCGCTGCTCGCCCGTTTCGGAGAAGCAACGGTATCTCTGCCCGGCGGATGCGCTTTCGGCCCGCGGCCTATAGACCTGCATCTGATGGCAATGGAAAAACTCGGTGCCGAAATCACTATAGAAACCGGCTTCATCACGGCAAAAGCCAGAAACGGGAAATTACAGGGTGCGAGAATTGATTTTCCGGTTTCTTCTGTAGGCGCAACCGGTAACGCCCTGATGGCGGCAGTGCTTGCAGAGGGAAAAACAATCATCACCAACGCAGCCGCCGAACCGGAGATCGAAGCCCTCTGCCGGTTTCTTGCCTCCATGGGTGCCCGCATCGAAGGAACGGGAACAACAGAACTGATCATTGAAGGGGTTACATCGCTCTCGGCAGTGGAATTCACCAATGTTTTCGACAGAATCGAAGCTGGCACGCTCCTTGCCGCCGCAGCCATTACCGGAGGAACGGTTACCGTTGACGGAGTCGAACCCGAACAGCTTAAATCGGTACTGAAAAAGTTCGCTCACGCAGGCTGCACAATTTCCCAGACCCCCGGAAGCATAACCCTTGCAAGCCCGGAAAAGCTTATCCCGACCGATATAACCGCCAAACCATACCCTTCATTTCCAACCGATATGCAGGCCCAGTGGACGGCGCTCATGACCCAGGCTGAGGGGACAAGCCGGATTACCGACAAAGTCTATCATGAACGGTTCAACCATATTCCCGAGCTCAACCGTCTTGGCGCGCATATTGAAATCAGAAAAAACCAGGCCATTGTGGAAGGGCCGAGGAGACTGTCAGGCACAAAAGTCATGTCAACCGACCTGAGAGCATCTGCCTGTCTCGTACTTGCCGGTCTGGTTGCAGACGGGGTAACCGAAGTCCTCAGAGTCTATCATCTCGATCGGGGCTACGAACAGATCGAAATGAAACTCAACAGTCTCGGAGCCGATATTACGAGAGAAAAGTACAAAGAGTTCTCCTGA
- a CDS encoding murein hydrolase activator EnvC family protein: protein MPLTKKKNLLRNFCSGRSIGLLLLLLLGLVPAGAAVSAPAANTEILKIKKERQNVELTLKKLKKQLEEYQAKISTTKKQESQSLKALENIRRQILVLEKLIRENQSYLVVLDDDIDSLNGALHTNRRTYARVSDDFRRTAVSVYKHGRQRDTEQLFSSGSVNEALLRSKYMGFFSRAVRGDVEKLQYVAVQLENNRAELQKSYQEKAAVVRDQEQQLKTYSQKGKEKEVVLEKLRQNKKQYGAQLATVMSKRRQLQSKIEGLIFAEQRAVAEEKERQRRIQEARRLEAQRLEAQRLEAQRQEARRAEAQRLERERLQGQQQGSGSRQKDAAEPVAEKTDQAVQRKSAVKKTSKRKPESRLASRNEASVVPDVSSQEIEKVSADFDRAFGSLPWPVRGGVVAERFGSVEDRDLRIVKTNNGIDISVPVGTSVRAVSGGKVVQIAFLPTFGNIVIIRHPNSYLTVYANLGSLSVAKNELIRSQQMIGVSGKMPEGGSVVHFEIWKGKVKQNPEKWLRR, encoded by the coding sequence ATGCCGCTGACAAAGAAGAAGAACCTGTTGCGAAACTTTTGTTCCGGGAGGTCGATTGGTTTATTGCTGCTTTTACTGCTGGGTCTGGTTCCCGCCGGCGCGGCAGTTTCCGCTCCGGCAGCCAATACAGAGATACTGAAAATCAAGAAGGAGCGTCAAAATGTAGAGTTGACGCTCAAAAAGCTTAAAAAACAGCTTGAAGAGTACCAGGCAAAGATAAGTACGACAAAAAAACAGGAGTCGCAGTCGCTTAAGGCGCTGGAAAACATTCGTCGTCAGATTCTTGTGCTGGAAAAACTGATAAGGGAAAATCAAAGCTATCTTGTCGTCCTCGATGACGATATCGACAGCCTCAATGGAGCGTTGCATACGAATCGAAGAACGTATGCGAGGGTTTCCGATGACTTCCGCAGAACGGCGGTTTCTGTTTACAAACATGGCCGGCAGCGGGATACCGAGCAGCTTTTTTCTTCGGGTTCAGTCAATGAGGCTTTGCTGAGATCGAAGTATATGGGCTTTTTTTCAAGGGCCGTTCGGGGGGATGTTGAAAAATTGCAGTATGTCGCCGTGCAATTGGAGAACAATCGTGCCGAATTGCAGAAAAGCTATCAGGAAAAAGCTGCCGTGGTACGGGATCAGGAACAGCAATTGAAAACATACTCGCAGAAGGGCAAGGAAAAGGAAGTAGTGCTTGAAAAGCTCAGGCAGAATAAAAAACAGTATGGAGCGCAGCTTGCAACGGTGATGAGTAAGCGACGTCAGTTGCAGTCAAAAATAGAAGGGCTGATTTTTGCCGAGCAGCGAGCCGTTGCCGAGGAAAAGGAACGGCAGCGCAGGATTCAGGAGGCCCGGCGTCTTGAGGCTCAACGTCTTGAAGCTCAGAGACTCGAGGCTCAGCGTCAGGAGGCCAGGCGAGCTGAGGCTCAGCGTCTTGAAAGAGAGCGGCTTCAGGGGCAGCAGCAGGGGTCGGGAAGCCGGCAGAAAGATGCTGCGGAACCGGTTGCCGAAAAAACCGATCAGGCGGTTCAGCGGAAAAGCGCCGTTAAAAAAACTTCGAAACGAAAGCCGGAGAGCCGGCTTGCTTCGAGAAACGAGGCGTCCGTTGTCCCCGATGTTTCTTCGCAGGAAATCGAGAAAGTATCCGCCGATTTCGACAGGGCTTTCGGTTCTCTGCCATGGCCTGTTCGCGGAGGTGTCGTTGCAGAGCGTTTCGGATCCGTAGAAGACCGTGACCTCAGAATTGTTAAAACCAATAATGGTATCGATATATCGGTGCCTGTGGGTACCTCGGTTCGGGCGGTTTCCGGCGGAAAAGTGGTACAGATAGCCTTTCTTCCGACATTCGGCAATATCGTCATTATCCGTCATCCCAATTCCTATCTTACCGTATATGCCAATCTGGGCTCATTGAGCGTCGCAAAAAACGAACTGATACGATCACAGCAGATGATCGGCGTTTCCGGAAAAATGCCTGAAGGCGGTTCGGTTGTCCATTTTGAAATCTGGAAGGGAAAAGTGAAGCAGAACCCTGAAAAATGGCTCAGGAGATAG
- a CDS encoding NAD+ synthase: MPARDLHLDYSLVEDILTSFLRNEVQKFGFRSVAIGLSGGIDSAVVIELAVRAFGAGQVLGVMMPYRSSSPESLEHAELMISRLGVRSEVVDISPAVDAFVRSVPEGDLLRRGNIMARTRMVYLYDISARDCRLIIGTSNKTELLLGYGTLFGDMASAINPVGDLYKTQLRGLARHLGIPEPLIAKVPSADLWEGQSDEADLGFSYEDADSILYMMLEKRMDRQSMLAEGVPAAFYDRVRKMVVSNQYKRMMPVIAKISGRTPGIDFRYARDWQENIVYRKQ, translated from the coding sequence ATGCCTGCACGCGATCTGCATCTCGACTATTCGCTCGTCGAGGATATTCTTACATCGTTTCTCCGGAATGAAGTACAAAAATTCGGGTTTCGTTCCGTGGCAATAGGTCTTTCGGGCGGTATCGATTCTGCCGTTGTCATTGAACTCGCAGTTCGTGCGTTTGGAGCCGGCCAGGTGCTTGGCGTGATGATGCCTTACAGGTCAAGCAGCCCTGAAAGTCTGGAGCATGCCGAGCTCATGATATCGAGATTGGGAGTCCGTTCAGAGGTTGTCGATATTTCTCCTGCGGTCGATGCATTTGTCCGTTCCGTTCCTGAAGGAGATCTTCTGAGGCGGGGGAATATCATGGCGCGTACCAGAATGGTCTATCTCTACGACATTTCGGCAAGAGACTGCAGGCTGATAATCGGGACCAGCAATAAAACAGAGCTGTTGCTCGGGTACGGCACGCTTTTCGGAGATATGGCATCTGCAATCAATCCGGTAGGCGATCTCTACAAAACGCAGTTACGGGGTCTTGCCCGTCATCTCGGCATACCCGAACCGTTGATAGCAAAAGTTCCTTCAGCTGATCTTTGGGAAGGCCAGAGTGACGAGGCTGATCTGGGTTTTTCCTATGAAGACGCAGACAGCATACTCTATATGATGCTTGAAAAACGTATGGACAGGCAGTCGATGCTTGCCGAAGGAGTTCCCGCAGCATTCTATGACAGGGTAAGAAAAATGGTAGTGAGCAACCAGTATAAAAGAATGATGCCGGTTATAGCGAAAATTTCCGGCAGAACGCCGGGCATCGACTTCCGTTACGCACGCGATTGGCAGGAAAATATTGTTTACCGTAAGCAGTAA